A stretch of DNA from Sugiyamaella lignohabitans strain CBS 10342 chromosome B, complete sequence:
TCATGCTTCACCTCCTGTTATGCTAACAACCATATCATCAAATGATGCTGTGCACTCAACGTCTAGTTTAACACCGCCTAGGCAAACTCAAAAGGCATCTCAAAGTTTCGTCGATCCTCTTGATGTTGGTAATCGTATCTATCATATCCGCTCACTAATTCCGCTGTTTGAAAATTACCGACCAATAATTGAGCCTCTTGggaaatacaaaaataacaCGAAAGCACCGGAAAAGGCACACGACCAGAAGTTCCCTATATTTACCAAAGAAGAATTGCGAAACTACCTTGAAGTACCCGAGTCTGCAAAATATAACCTCACCAAATCTCACAAGGATACTGTGGACCATTTGCCATCTTCTTATCCAGGTGGCATATTTAAAGGCAAAGGTGTGGTTTTTACATCAGGTGGGAAATATTTACCTATAATGGTGACATCGTTGAGAATGCTTCGACGGGTTTCACCACTCATCCCAGTGGAGGTATTCTTAGGTAGTAAAGACGAATATGAGCCCGAGGTCTGTGATAAGCTGTTTCCAAGACTAGGTGCTAAATGTATTGTATTGGAAGATGTATACGGGGTAGAATTTTTTAATTCATTCGATATACAATCTTATCAGTTGAAATCGCTGGCGATCTTGGCGTCCTCTTTTGAAGATGttattttcattgatgctgataaCCTTCCACTTCGTGATGTGGAGGAGTCACTCTATCAAGAACCATATTTAAGCACAGGCTACATTATCTGGCCAGATTACTGGTATAGAACCACATCCACCCATTATTATGACATTGCCGGTATCATACTGGGTGAACGTGTACGAGGAGATTTGACAGTAACAAATCCTGGCGAGATTCCACAAGCCGACTTGAAGAACGCAATCCCGAATAAAAGCTCAGAATCAGGCCAGATAATGATATCCAAGTCCAAGCATTACAGAAGCCTCTTGCTGACAGTCTATTACAATATCAATGGATACACAGCTTACTATAAGCTATTCAGTCAAGGAAGTGGCGGTGAGGGTGACAAGG
This window harbors:
- the MNN2 gene encoding Mnn2p (Alpha-1,2-mannosyltransferase; responsible for addition of the first alpha-1,2-linked mannose to form the branches on the mannan backbone of oligosaccharides, localizes to an early Golgi compartment; GO_component: GO:0005794 - Golgi apparatus [Evidence IEA]; GO_component: GO:0005794 - Golgi apparatus [Evidence IDA] [PMID 9756928]; GO_component: GO:0000139 - Golgi membrane [Evidence IEA]; GO_component: GO:0016021 - integral component of membrane [Evidence IEA]; GO_component: GO:0016020 - membrane [Evidence IEA]; GO_function: GO:0000026 - alpha-1,2-mannosyltransferase activity [Evidence IMP] [PMID 9756928]; GO_function: GO:0016740 - transferase activity [Evidence IEA]; GO_process: GO:0006486 - protein glycosylation [Evidence IEA,IEA]; GO_process: GO:0006486 - protein glycosylation [Evidence IMP] [PMID 9756928]), coding for MDCWTGQAIIEKSQNQPAFLIETPDNFIQKPLSRQKTGYDEGSRYQASHASPPVMLTTISSNDAVHSTSSLTPPRQTQKASQSFVDPLDVGNRIYHIRSLIPLFENYRPIIEPLGKYKNNTKAPEKAHDQKFPIFTKEELRNYLEVPESAKYNLTKSHKDTVDHLPSSYPGGIFKGKGVVFTSGGKYLPIMVTSLRMLRRVSPLIPVEVFLGSKDEYEPEVCDKLFPRLGAKCIVLEDVYGVEFFNSFDIQSYQLKSLAILASSFEDVIFIDADNLPLRDVEESLYQEPYLSTGYIIWPDYWYRTTSTHYYDIAGIILGERVRGDLTVTNPGEIPQADLKNAIPNKSSESGQIMISKSKHYRSLLLTVYYNINGYTAYYKLFSQGSGGEGDKETFIAAALALEEPVYQVKTDLRPAGRFTPDGFRGSAMLQAVPYDDYEKHVLKTWPENERPRILFVHFNMFKLNLRLLLEGEPDHYTTDENRVRYCGKPSDNTEIFDYQDIEYYMWREVTWAACDMPKLGINFKDWKKSDMNEMCTKAKEHLQWLVKTHSS